In Saccharomycodes ludwigii strain NBRC 1722 chromosome III, whole genome shotgun sequence, one DNA window encodes the following:
- a CDS encoding uncharacterized protein (similar to Saccharomyces cerevisiae YDR261W-B | retrotransposon genes) → MSSNLNNKAGLIGDPDFSQYGDFAQDSNVVKDDKTIKRLLLTSYFTINERNVPRSNFRSFCKVFLDLVASRGLEYIFDVGPNGVRPSKTVIRCINNLFYQKQAYFPREFKDSQPYDMLVELANEDSDEDDEDSYDSICREWKKLHYDGSQNAKIFKKSLLRLVAKTKASSAPMSDYEIKYRLIKSLKGAYANISDYIDYQYNGLESVKLEDILDIIVKRYDQYKKTKSVRSRVDNEVKAYGRSHKHDDYGFMTESSTKAKVVCYSCNKEGHYKNECPSLIVKKDSSKSNASTLTKGKVKLVNNQENMTKVSRIDVNNQDGETEEGLTEISLRPICTKKVLRVEIKKFPNILYDTGADFSIVNKSLLHNLNKNTRFSLTDFNKNIIDAPYVGDLFMNINGNEIKFRAVGVTNESMDPVISRASLKECNLIVNEQELSIKNAKDNSFVGNLKEREHSIYFPGNWVVPPNNISVRTAKSKEKFNLDHIHVLLGHVNVKDLQRSFKSGCLVGINYDDIDWSNVNSFGCVTCMQGKSRYKNHIIGSRAIAQQYYEVGEYFHSDLFGSVSNIKKGYYHSFISFTDEKSKFKFVYGLKSKSAEAILKVLKVFVPYVEKHLGKSIKYIQTDNGLAYKNRLVMAYLRKFGIKLLNNTAGDSRGNGVAERLNLTLLNDARTLMGNTNLPRHLWFYAVLFSCYVRNGIIAASNDTGCSPRELMSIPKLNVAKILPFGSHVILHHPTHDKIEKRGLDAYVLAPSESSFGYLVWVPSLMRIVDSSSISLCKSPFNSGECQENVIDEFIDELISKDDSLDSNRVEPLSSQTNESHNESAEVIPATDQDSSEQIIPIITDYSREDSHEEYQGNEYDGDTETTSEEALDVDEANTESSVRTDSVTDTEEYVPSDGIDVAVGRPQTTVNKNEKEVDDVDIKSNEVNEHANTESDSDSNSKSDSDSKSKSDSDSDSDSASNSENESSDSPRVIDSTNWVVQTNNKKRKMTTEEIFASIQEDPSMVTARKRLKIRLAKILAVMESARNNSADVKHIRNETLYLHEVYRLSDPNIKNQYLMAMQKEIEVLEGSNTWDSGEPIPVDSVDQSKIVPLLILFNVKRSGKYKCRICARGDVQDATTYEDSLSSSNLAQDGLMFLLNMVLTNSWHLGQLDIQGAYLNAPINTELYVKAPKVYGYKNMLFKLRKSLYGLRQSGYLWNQEISSFLIQIGFQEIEFWPSLYQKNYDGVEGIKHTILLGLFVDDMVVVSSKECDFKELVAMLNTRYTVKTVNDGGEPIYDILGLEIEYKVGSHLSMTMGKSLEEKLPKLGFNLSDKVTSLPLVYDFKLPEKLKIDSVDLAEKIQKCRKAVGLLNYVVGKYRPDINFVVNVLASYQLYPTEEIMKLLHKTINYLWGTRNHKLIWRYDDIIKGNFKIIVDASHGNREKFQSQYGYMVYMNNLLVGYKTGTTSIPCMSSTEAETYVVNEASLKFEYWIPLLEEYYSEITKELYCDNQSAIKLCKADTFVKFRDKFHGIRAYRARQQMRNIGFDLKFVESKSNPADVLTKFAPHKDNIKLFMKNFEY, encoded by the coding sequence ATGTCTAGTAACTTGAATAATAAAGCGGGTTTAATCGGTGACCCCGATTTTTCCCAATATGGTGATTTTGCCCAGGATAGTAATGTTGTCAAAGATGACAAGACTATCAagagattattattaacttcCTATTTCACAATTAATGAAAGAAATGTTCCGAGGAGCAATTTTAGAAGTTTCTGTAAAGTATTTTTAGATCTAGTTGCTAGCCGTGGCCTTGAATACATATTTGATGTTGGTCCAAACGGCGTTCGCCCTAGCAAAACTGTGATTAGATGTATAAATAACTTGTTTTACCAAAAGCAAGCTTATTTTCCCCGTGAATTTAAGGATTCGCAACCATATGATATGTTAGTTGAGTTGGCGAATGAGGATtctgatgaagatgatgaagatagCTATGACAGTATTTGTCGTGAGTGGAAAAAGTTACACTACGATGGTTCACAAAATGCTAAGATCTTCAAGAAAAGTTTATTGAGATTAGTTGCTAAAACCAAAGCATCCAGTGCACCAATGAGTGActatgaaataaaataccgTCTCATTAAATCTTTGAAAGGAGCCTACGCTAACATTAGTGATTATATTGATTATCAGTATAATGGATTAGAAAGTGTCAAATTAGAAGACATATTGGATATCATTGTCAAACGGTATGATCAGTACAAAAAGACCAAGTCAGTAAGGTCAAGAGTTGATAATGAAGTTAAGGCTTATGGTCGTAGTCATAAACATGATGATTACGGATTCATGACCGAATCCAGTACCAAAGCAAAGGTAGTGTGTTACAGTTGTAACAAGGAGGGtcattataaaaatgaatgTCCTAGTCTTATTGTGAAAAAGGATAGTTCTAAATCTAATGCCTCGACACTTACCAAAGGTAAAGTTAAGCTGGTTAACAATCAGGAGAATATGACTAAAGTTAGTCGTATTGATGTTAATAATCAGGATGGTGAGACTGAGGAAGGTCTCACTGAAATTAGTCTTAGGCCTATCTGCACTAAGAAGGTTTTGAGAGTTGAAATTAAGAAATTTCCGAATATCTTGTATGATACGGGAGCTGATTTCTCTATTGTGAATAAAAGTTTGTTGCacaatttaaataaaaacacacGTTTTTCGTTAACGGACTTCAATAAGAACATTATTGATGCTCCATATGTAGGCGACTTGTTCATGAATATCAATGGTAACGAGATTAAGTTTAGAGCTGTCGGAGTAACTAATGAATCTATGGATCCAGTTATCAGTAGGGCAAGCTTAAAGGAGTGCAATCTGATTGTAAATGAACAAGAATTATCCATAAAGAATGCTAAGGATAATAGTTTTGTTGGAAACTTGAAGGAAAGAGAACATTCAATTTACTTTCCTGGAAATTGGGTTGTTCCACCGAACAACATATCGGTGAGAACAGCAAAgtctaaagaaaaatttaatcTGGATCACATACATGTTTTGTTAGGACACGTAAATGTTAAGGATCTACAAAGAAGCTTCAAGTCTGGTTGTTTGGTAGGTATTAACTACGATGATATTGACTGGTCGAATGTCAATAGTTTTGGTTGTGTGACGTGTATGCAAGGCAAATCCAGATATAAAAACCATATTATTGGTAGCAGAGCGATTGCCCAACAATATTATGAAGTCGGTGAGTACTTCCATTCAGATCTATTTGGATCTGTGAGTAATATTAAGAAAGGGTACTATCATTCGTTTATAAGCTTTACAGATGAAAAATCAAAGTTCAAGTTTGTGTATGGACTAAAGAGTAAATCTGCAGAAGCAATTTTGAAGGTGTTGAAGGTTTTTGTTCCGTATGTTGAAAAGCACCTTGGTAAATCAATCAAGTATATTCAAACAGATAACGGTTTGGCATACAAGAATAGATTGGTTATGGCATATTTGAGAAAATTTGGTATTAAATTACTAAATAATACAGCTGGTGACTCAAGAGGTAATGGTGTGGCCGAACGCCTCAATTTGacattattaaatgatGCTCGAACATTGATGGGGAATACCAATTTACCAAGACATTTGTGGTTTTATGCGGTATTATTTAGTTGTTATGTGAGAAATGGTATTATTGCAGCCAGCAACGATACAGGATGTTCTCCAAGAGAACTAATGTCTATACCAAAATTGAATGTCGCAAAGATCTTGCCATTTGGGAGTCATGTAATCTTACATCATCCTACTCATGACAAGATCGAGAAGAGAGGTTTAGATGCTTATGTTTTGGCACCATCTGAATCATCCTTTGGATATTTAGTATGGGTGCCATCCTTAATGAGAATAGTTGATAGTTCTAGTATTTCTCTATGTAAAAGTCCATTCAATAGTGGTGAATGTCAAGAAAATGTAATTGACGAATTTATTGATGAACTTATCTCCAAAGACGATTCATTGGATTCTAATAGAGTAGAACCATTAAGTAGTCAAACAAATGAAAGTCACAATGAAAGTGCAGAAGTAATACCTGCCACTGATCAGGATTCATCGGAACAAATTATTCCTATTATTACTGATTACTCACGTGAAGATTCACATGAGGAATATCAAGGGAATGAATATGATGGAGATACAGAAACTACTTCTGAAGAGGCACTTGATGTTGATGAGGCAAACACTGAGAGTAGTGTAAGAACAGATAGTGTTACTGACACTGAAGAATATGTACCAAGTGATGGTATTGATGTTGCAGTTGGTAGACCTCAGACTACCGTTAATaagaatgaaaaagaagtcGATGATGTCGACATTAAATCCAATGAAGTCAATGAACATGCGAACACTGAATCTGATTCTGATTCTAATTCTAAATCTGATTCTGATTCTAAATCTAAATCCGATTCTGATTCTGATTCTGATTCTGCTTCTAACTCTGAGAATGAATCATCAGATTCACCTCGTGTTATTGACAGTACCAATTGGGTTGTTCAGACTAACaacaagaaaagaaaaatgaccACCGAGGAAATATTTGCCTCCATTCAAGAGGATCCCTCAATGGTCACAGCcagaaaaagattaaagATTAGGTTAGCTAAGATTCTAGCAGTGATGGAATCAGCACGAAATAACTCTGCTGATGTCAAACATATACGTAATGAGACGTTATATTTGCACGAGGTTTATCGTCTTAGCGATCCTAACATTAAGAATCAATATTTAATGGCAATGCAGAAAGAAATTGAAGTATTAGAAGGATCTAACACTTGGGATAGTGGGGAACCCATTCCGGTAGATAGTGTTGATCAATCAAAGATTGTGCcactattaatattattcaatGTCAAGCGATCTGGAAAGTATAAATGTCGTATTTGTGCGCGCGGAGATGTCCAGGATGCAACCACATACGAAGATTCTCTGAGCTCATCAAACTTAGCTCAGGATGGATTGATGTTTTTACTTAACATGGTTTTGACAAATAGTTGGCATTTGGGTCAATTGGATATTCAAGGCGCATACTTGAATGCTCCAATAAACACTGAATTGTATGTTAAGGCACCTAAGGTCTATGGATATAAGAACATGTTGTTCAAATTAAGAAAGAGTCTATATGGCCTACGCCAAAGTGGATATCTCTGGAACCAAGAGATCAGTAGTTTTCTAATCCAGATAGGTTTTCaagaaattgaattttGGCCTTCATTGTATCAAAAGAATTACGATGGTGTTGAAGGTATCAAACACACCATTCTTTTGGGCCTATTTGTAGATGACATGGTGGTTGTCTCCTCCAAAGAATGTGATTTTAAAGAACTGGTTGCTATGTTGAATACGCGCTACACGGTTAAAACAGTCAATGATGGAGGTGAACCTATTTATGATATTCTTGGATTAGAAATAGAATATAAGGTTGGTAGTCATTTGTCAATGACTATGGGGAAGTCTTTGGAAGAAAAACTCCCAAAGTTAGGTTTCAATCTGAGTGATAAGGTTACAAGCTTACCCCTAGTTTACGACTTCAAGCTACCAgagaaattgaaaattgaCTCAGTAGACTTAGCTGagaaaatacaaaaatgtAGAAAAGCTGTAGGATTGCTTAATTATGTTGTTGGCAAATATAGACCTGATATAAACTTCGTCGTAAATGTACTAGCAAGTTATCAGCTATATCCAACAGAAGAAATTATGAAATTGTTACACAAaacaattaattatttgtgGGGGACGAGAAACCACAAATTAATTTGGAGATATGATGATATAATTAAAGGAAATTTTAAGATTATAGTAGATGCTTCACATGGTAATCGTGAAAAGTTTCAAAGTCAGTACGGCTACATGGTATACATGAACAATCTTCTTGTAGGATACAAAACAGGTACTACAAGCATTCCGTGTATGTCATCTACTGAAGCCGAGACATATGTAGTAAACGAGGCATCCTTGAAGTTTGAATACTGGATCCCATTACTAGAAGAATATTATTCTGAGATAACTAAAGAATTGTATTGTGACAATCAATCAGCAATAAAATTGTGTAAAGCTGATACTTTTGTTAAATTTCGAGATAAATT
- a CDS encoding uncharacterized protein (similar to Saccharomyces cerevisiae YAR050W | FLO1 | FLOcculation (paralog of YHR211W | FLO5)) → MLERKQRSSSLSWLLAGLLFNFFIKHAYATGVIAQYASGCIPSTLDKAGENMGFHVQFYHYNYLTYNPKINTGTADWDTYVSSEYINGGFVDYGMFGETYGATNLTYEFVPDNTNVALQLGTLPPGFDYSTPFYLTNWTFLATGYFVPPTTGVYTIYLDYIDDLGVVSFGADAAFRCCLQNSTSITPRSYQIDSLWSSSGPTGVNQVSVALYAGVYYPLRVFYVNRQNIGGINFGYTDPDGVYHNDWSEVVYNFEDASETCDAPSANTTTYKPWTGTYTSTIATSVLTTTGSDGIPTTSTIYTVETPDMRATTTTYTPWTGTFTSTIGTSVITSIGSDGKPTISTVYTVETPEADAVTTTYTPWTGAFTSTIGTSVTTSIGSDGIPTTSTIYTVETPEHDAVTTTYTPWTGAFTSTIGTSVTTSIGSDGIPTTSTIYTVETPEHDAVTTTYTPWTGAFTSTIGTSVTTSIGSDGIPTTSTIYTVETPEVDAVTTTYTPWTGAFTSTIGTSVTTSIGSDGIPTTSTVYTVETPEHDAVTTTYTPWTGTFTSTIGTSVITSIGSDGKPTISTVYTVETPEADAVTTTYTPWTGAFTSTIGTSVTTSIGSDGIPTTSTIYTVETPEHDAVTTTYTPWTGAFTSTIGTSVTTSIGSDGIPTTSTIYTVETPEHDAVTTTYTPWTGAFTSTIGTSVTTSIGSDGIPTTSTIYTVETPEVDAVTTTYTPWTGAFTSTIGTSVTTSIGSDGIPTTSTIYTVETPEVDAVTTTYTPWTGTFTSTIGTSVTTSIGSDGIPTTSTIYTVETPEVDAVTTTYTPWTGTFTSTIGTSVTTSIGSDGIPTTSTIYTVETPEHDAVTTTYTPWTGAFTSTIGTSVTTSIGSDGIPTTSTIYTVETPEVDAVTTTYTPWTGTFTSTIGTSVTTSIGSDGIPTTSTIYTVETPEVDAVTTTYTPWTGTFTSTIGTSVTTSIGSDGIPTTSTIYTVETPEVDAVTTTYTPWTGTFTSTIGTSVTTSIGSDGIPTTSTIYTVETPEVDAVTTTYTPWTGTFTSTIGTSVTTSIGSDGIPTTSTIYTVETPDVDAVTTTYTPWTGTFTSTIGTSVTTSIGSDGIPTTSTIYTVETPEVDAVTTTYTPWTGTFTSTIGTSVTTSIGSDGIPTTSTIYTVETPDVDAVTTTYTPWTGTFTSTIGTSVTTSIGSDGIPTTSTIYTVETPDVDAVTTTYTPWTGTFTSTIGTSVTTSIGSDGIPTTSTIYTVETPDVDAVTTTYTPWTGTFTSTIGTSVTTSIGSDGIPTTSTIYTVETPEVDAVTTTYTPWTGTFTSTIGTSVTTSIGSDGIPTTSTIYTVETPDVDAVTTTYTPWTGTFTSTIGTSVTTSIGSDGIPTTSTIYTVETPDVDAVTTTYTPWTGTFTSTIGTSVTTSIGSDGIPTTSTIYTVETPEVDAVTTTYTPWTGTFTSTIGTSVTTSIGSDGIPTTSTIYTVETPEVDAVTTTYTPWTGTFTSTIGTSVTTSIGSDGIPTTSTIYTVETPTNNGVTTTYTPWTGSVTSTIGTSVITNTGTDGIPTTSTIYTVETPANHGASTTNVPWTGSVTTTVGTSIFTTTGTDGKPTTSTIYTVETPENHGISTIFTSWGGAYTSTYSINIFTVTGSNGLSTTSTIIYVETPGFGYFNTTSSKSSPLTTIPGTTSTSETVSPVNPTTETSGLPSSVTRTTVIVTSGRTITSTIVTCDATTTIVPNNNNNNNGGSNNSGSEVYSVSSETSNTPVTVTKTSVFTTSGSTITATITSTIVPNNNNNNGGSGSSETGNTPVTVTKTSVFTTSGSTITATITSTIVPNNNNNGGSGNSETANTPVTVTKTSVFTTSGSTITATITSTIVPNNNNNNGGSGNSETANTPVTVTKTSVFTTSGSTITATITSTIVPNNNNNNGGSGSSETANTPVTVTKTSVYTTSGSTITSVITSTIVPNNNNENGSGSPGNASEYVETISSGSVHTTVTKSGSGNSGNSNNVVTKTTSGGKVITTTIQSETVSSTAGIEVQSIQSQPASSGLISIYQAGAVSNRISTFKMFFTLFVLFFNF, encoded by the coding sequence ATGCTCGAAAGAAAACAGAGAAGTTCTTCTCTAAGTTGGCTTTTGGctggtttattatttaatttttttattaaacacGCATATGCTACAGGTGTGATAGCTCAATATGCTAGTGGGTGTATACCATCCACCCTTGATAAGGCTGGCGAAAACATGGGTTTTCATGTTCAATTCtatcattataattatttgacGTATAACCCCAAAATTAATACAGGTACCGCCGATTGGGATACCTATGTGAGTTCTGAATATATCAATGGTGGTTTTGTTGATTATGGTATGTTTGGTGAAACTTATGGCGCTACCAATTTGACATACGAATTTGTCCCTGATAACACTAATGTCGCTCTTCAATTAGGAACTTTACCACCTGGGTTTGATTATTCAACACCGTTTTATCTTACAAATTGGACTTTCCTTGCTACTGGTTACTTTGTTCCACCAACCACAGGTGTTTATACTATATATTTGGACTATATTGATGATTTAGGTGTCGTTTCCTTCGGTGCCGATGCAGCATTTAGATGTTGTTTACAGAATTCTACCTCCATTACTCCAAGATCTTACCAAATTGATTCCTTGTGGTCCTCCAGTGGTCCTACAGGTGTTAACCAAGTTTCTGTTGCTCTATATGCTGGTGTTTACTATCCTTTAAGAGTATTTTACGTTAATCGTCAAAATATCGGTGGGATAAATTTCGGTTACACAGATCCAGATGGTGTATATCATAACGATTGGTCTGAGGTTGTCTACAATTTTGAAGACGCCTCTGAAACATGTGATGCTCCAAGTGCAAATACAACAACTTACAaaccatggactggtacctatacatctactattgcTACTAGTGTTCTTACTACGACTggatcagatggtattccaactacctccactatttacacagttgaaactccagataTGAGAGCTACCACTACCacctacacaccatggactggtacattcacttctaccattggtactagtgttatTACCAGTATTGGATCAGATGGTAAACCAACTATATCTACCGTTTAcactgttgaaactccagaagctgatgctgttactaccacctacacaccatggactggtgcattcacttctaccattggtactagtgttactaccagtattggatcagatggtattccaactacctcaACTATCTatacagttgaaactccagaacacgatgctgttactaccacctacacaccatggactggtgcattcacttctaccattggtactagtgttactaccagtattggatcagatggtattccaactacctcaACTATCTatacagttgaaactccagaacacgatgctgttactaccacctacacaccatggactggtgcattcacttctaccattggtactagtgtaactaccagtattggttcagatggtattccaactacctccaCCATCTAtactgttgaaactccagaagttgatgctgttactaccacctacacaccatggactggtgcattcacttctaccattggtactagtgttactaccagtattggatcagacggtattccaactacatctACCGTTTatacagttgaaactccagaacacgatgctgttactaccacctacacaccatggactggtacattcacttctaccattggtactagtgttatTACCAGTATTGGATCAGATGGTAAACCAACTATATCTACCGTTTAcactgttgaaactccagaagctgatgctgttactaccacctacacaccatggactggtgcattcacttctaccattggtactagtgttactaccagtattggctcagatggtattccaactacctcaACTATCTatacagttgaaactccagaacacgatgctgttactaccacctacacaccatggactggtgcattcacttctaccattggtactagtgttactaccagtattggatcagatggtattccaactacctcaACTATCTatacagttgaaactccagaacacgatgctgttactaccacctacacaccatggactggtgcattcacttctaccattggtactagtgtaactaccagtattggttcagatggtattccaactacctccaCCATCTAtactgttgaaactccagaagttgatgctgttactaccacctacacaccatggactggtgcattcacttctaccattggtactagtgttactaccagtattggatcagatggtattccaactacctcaACTATCTAcactgttgaaactccagaagttgatgctgttaccaccacttacacaccatggactggtacattcacttctaccattggtactagtgtaactaccagtattggctcagacggtattccaactacatctaccatctatactgttgaaactccagaagttgatgctgttactaccacttacacaccatggactggtacctTCACTTccaccattggtactagtgtcactaccagtattggctcagatggtattccaactacctcaACTATCTatacagttgaaactccagaacacgatgctgttactaccacctacacaccatggactggtgcattcacttctaccattggtactagtgtaactaccagtattggttcagatggtattccaactacctccaCCATCTAtactgttgaaactccagaagttgatgctgttactaccacctacacaccatggactggtacctTCACTTccaccattggtactagtgtcactaccagtattggctcagatggtattccaactacatctaccatctatactgttgaaactccagaagttgatgctgttactaccacctacacaccatggactggtacctTCACTTccaccattggtactagtgtcactaccagtattggctcagatggtattccaactacatctaccatctatactgttgaaactccagaagttgatgctgttaccaccacttacacaccatggactggtacattcacttctaccattggtactagtgtaactaccagtattggctcagacggtattccaactacatctaccatctatactgttgaaactccagaagttgatgctgttactaccacttacacaccatggactggtacattcacttctaccattggtactagtgttactaccagtattggatcagatggtattccaaccacCTCAACTATTTACAccgttgaaactccagatgttgatgctgttaccaccacttacacaccatggactggtacattcacttctaccattggtactagtgtaactaccagtattggctcagacggtattccaactacatctaccatctatactgttgaaactccagaagttgatgctgttactaccacttacacaccatggactggtacattcacttctaccattggtactagtgtaacTACCAGTATTGGCTCAGACGGTATTCCAACCACCTCAACTATTTACAccgttgaaactccagatgttgatgctgttaccaccacttacacaccatggactggtacctTCACTTccaccattggtactagtgtcactaccagtattggctcagatggtattccaaccacCTCAACTATTTACAccgttgaaactccagatgttgatgctgttactaccacttacacaccatggactggtacattcacttctaccattggtactagtgtaacTACCAGTATTGGCTCAGACGGTATTCCAACCACCTCAACTATTTACAccgttgaaactccagatgttgatgctgttaccaccacttacacaccatggactggtacctTCACTTccaccattggtactagtgtaactaccagtattggctcagacggtattccaactacatctaccatctatactgttgaaactccagaagttgatgctgttactaccacctacacaccatggactggtacctTCACTTccaccattggtactagtgtcactaccagtattggctcagatggtattccaaccacCTCAACTATTTACAccgttgaaactccagatgttgatgctgttactaccacttacacaccatggactggtacattcacttctaccattggtactagtgtaacTACCAGTATTGGCTCAGACGGTATTCCAACCACCTCAACTATTTACAccgttgaaactccagatgttgatgctgttaccaccacttacacaccatggactggtacctTCACTTccaccattggtactagtgtcactaccagtattggctcagatggtattccaactacatctaccatctatactgttgaaactccagaagttgatgctgttactaccacctacacaccatggactggtacattcacttctaccattggtactagtgtcactaccagtattggctcagatggtattccaactacatctaccatctatactgttgaaactccagaagttgatgctgttactaccacctacacaccatggactggtacctTCACTTccaccattggtactagtgtcactaccagtattggctcagatggtattccaactacatctaccatctacacagttgaaaccCCAACCAACAACGGTGTTACCACCAcatacacaccatggactggatctgttacatctactattggtactagcGTTATCACTAAtactggtactgatggtattccaactacgtctaccatctacactgTTGAAACACCAGCTAACCATGGTGCTTCAACTACTAATGTtccatggactggatccgttactactactgttGGTACTTCGATTTTCActactactggtactgatggtaaaccaactacatctaccatttacacagttgaaactccagaaaaTCATGGCATTAGTACTATATTTACCTCTTGGGGTGGTGCTTACACTTCAACTTATTCCATTAACATTTTCACTGTTACTGGCTCTAATGGATTGTCTACCACTTCCACTATTATTTACGTTGAAACACCAGGATTTGGTTATTTTAACACTACCAGCTCTAAATCATCTCCATTGACTACTATTCCAGGTACTACCTCTACTTCTGAAACTGTTTCTCCAGTTAATCCAACTACTGAGACATCTGGATTGCCTTCTAGTGTCACAAGAACTACTGTGATTGTTACATCTGGCAGAACTATAACCTCGACTATTGTCACATGCGATGCTACTACCACCATTGTtccaaacaacaacaacaacaataatggtgGTTCTAACAATTCCGGTTCCGAAGTTTATTCTGTTAGTTCTGAGACTTCCAATACACcagttactgttactaAGACTAGTGTATTCACTACATCTGGTAGTACCATTACTGCTACTATCACCTCCactattgttccaaataacaacaacaacaacggtGGATCTGGTAGTTCTGAAACTGGTAATACACCAGTCACTGTTACTAAGACTAGTGTATTCACTACATCTGGTAGTACCATCACTGCTACTATCACATCCactattgttccaaacaacaacaacaacggtGGATCTGGTAATTCCGAAACTGCTAATACACcagttactgttactaAGACTAGTGTGTTTACCACATCTGGTAGCACCATTACTGCTACTATCACTTCtactattgttccaaacaacaacaacaacaacggtGGATCTGGTAATTCCGAAACTGCTAATACACcagttactgttactaAGACTAGTGTATTCACTACATCTGGTAGTACCATTACTGCTACTATCACCTCtactattgttccaaacaacaacaacaacaacggtGGATCTGGTAGTTCCGAAACTGCTAATACACcagttactgttactaAGACTAGTGTGTACACTACATCAGGTAGTACCATCACATCTGTTAttacatctactattgttccaaacaataataatgaaaacgGATCAGGTTCTCCAGGCAATGCTAGTGAATATGTTGAGACTATTTCATCTGGTTCTGTTCACACCACTGTTACCAAGAGTGGCAGTGGCAACTCTGGTAATTCCAACAATGTTGTTACTAAGACCACATCTGGTGGAAAAGtcattactactactattcAATCAGAAACTGTTTCTAGTACAGCTGGTATTGAAGTGCAAAGTATTCAATCTCAACCAGCATCTAGTGGATTAATTTCTATTTACCAAGCTGGTGCTGTTTCAAACAGAATATCCACTTTCAAGATGTTCTTCACCCTATTTGTcttatttttcaacttcTAA